The Chloroflexota bacterium genome includes a region encoding these proteins:
- a CDS encoding DNA-directed RNA polymerase subunit beta, translating to MVLAPQDTTPLAIRDVRERVSFARIREVQSMPNLIDIQRRSFRWFLQEGLGELFAEISPIQDFTGKNMDLELAVPGPNGEPGYSFGEPKYSEEECRETDSTYAAPLRVRMRLTIKGEIGEIKEMDIFMGDFPMMTTNGTFIINGAERVVVSQLVRSPGAYFTLNEDPTSGRLLCMGKLIPSRGAWLEFETSNKDVLSVKVDRKRKIPLTTLLRAVAAVLPVPELKTGSSEELLSLFADVDNHPDHHYIQATLDRDPSSTPDRDRTPNQAAVIDFYRRLRPGDPPTAENAKSLLSSLLFNYRRYDLGRVGRYKVNRRLDVLTPLSERILTPQDLIAIVREMIRINTGRGEADDIDHLGNRRVRAVGELIQNQFRVGLLRMERVVKERMSIIDPQTATPSTLINIRPVVAAMREFFGGSQLSQFMDQTNPLAELTHKRRLSALGPGGLSRDRAGFEVRDVHHSHYGRICPIETPEGPNIGLIGSLATYGQINEYGFIETPYRVVLRQVDNAPEATTGRRLARAVVDPSTGKEIAPAKATIDAKLAKSLAGLHDALPRVDIVPVVTDEIRLLPADQEERYTIAQANVRLNDDGTFADEHVSVRRGPRFALEVPERVDYVDVSPHQTVSVATALIPFLEHDDANRALMGANMQRQAVPLIAPEAPLVGTGMEVQTASDSGHVMLCPVDGVVESVDASRIVVRSLSEDGSENGPQRFAFKLRKYMRSNQGTCVNQRPIVTKGQRVRAGQPLADSSSTQHGELALGQNVLCAFMSWEGGNFEDAIIISESIVREDKFTSVHIEKHEVEARDTKLGPEEITRDIPNVGDDMLRNLDENGVIRIGAEVEPGDILVGKITPKGETELTAEERLLRAIFGEKAREVKDTSLRVPHGERGRVVDVRVFNRDDHAELPAGVHQLVQVVIAQKRKVAEGDKMAGRHGNKGVIAKILPLEDMPFLPDGRPVEIILNPLGVPSRMNVGQILETHLGWAAEALGISFATPVFDGAKEEDIREQLRRAGLPEDGKEWLYDGRTGERFAQRVTVGYIYMLKLIHLVEDKIHARSTGPYSLITQQPLGGKAQFGGQRFGEMEVWALEAYGAAHTLQEMLTVKSDDVAGRVKTYEAIVKGEDVFQPGVPESFKVLVKELQSLGLAVEVLNEDEEGIPLLEDVSSDYIPSLNINLTGFERGGLDD from the coding sequence ACTTTACCGGTAAGAACATGGATCTGGAGCTTGCCGTTCCGGGTCCGAACGGCGAGCCGGGCTACTCCTTTGGCGAGCCGAAGTATTCCGAGGAGGAGTGCCGCGAGACGGATTCGACCTACGCTGCGCCGCTTCGGGTCAGGATGCGACTGACGATCAAGGGCGAGATCGGCGAGATCAAGGAGATGGACATCTTCATGGGGGACTTCCCCATGATGACCACCAACGGCACCTTCATTATCAATGGCGCGGAACGGGTCGTCGTGAGCCAGCTCGTCCGCTCGCCAGGCGCCTACTTCACGCTGAACGAAGATCCAACCAGCGGTCGGCTCCTGTGCATGGGAAAGCTGATCCCCAGCCGGGGGGCTTGGCTTGAATTCGAGACGTCGAACAAGGACGTGCTCTCCGTCAAGGTGGATCGCAAGCGCAAGATCCCGTTGACCACGCTTCTGCGCGCAGTGGCCGCGGTGCTTCCGGTTCCAGAGCTGAAGACGGGAAGCAGTGAGGAGCTCCTCAGCCTCTTTGCCGACGTCGACAATCATCCGGATCACCACTACATCCAGGCGACGCTAGACCGCGACCCGTCGAGCACGCCCGATCGTGACCGCACACCGAATCAGGCCGCCGTGATCGACTTCTATCGGCGCCTGCGCCCGGGCGACCCGCCGACCGCGGAGAACGCCAAGTCGCTTCTCAGCTCGCTGCTGTTCAACTATCGCCGTTACGACCTGGGCAGGGTCGGCCGATACAAGGTCAATCGGCGGCTCGACGTTCTCACGCCGCTATCCGAGCGCATTCTCACGCCGCAGGATCTGATCGCCATTGTGCGCGAGATGATCCGGATCAATACGGGGCGCGGTGAGGCCGATGACATCGATCACCTCGGCAACCGGCGGGTCCGCGCCGTCGGTGAGCTGATCCAGAACCAGTTTCGCGTTGGGTTGCTGCGGATGGAGCGAGTCGTCAAAGAGCGGATGAGCATCATCGATCCGCAGACGGCCACCCCCTCGACGCTGATCAACATTCGGCCCGTCGTGGCGGCGATGCGCGAGTTCTTCGGCGGTAGCCAGCTTTCGCAGTTCATGGACCAGACGAATCCCCTCGCCGAGCTGACGCACAAACGTCGCCTCTCAGCCCTCGGTCCCGGCGGTCTCTCGCGAGACCGGGCCGGATTCGAGGTTCGCGACGTGCACCACAGCCACTACGGGCGAATCTGCCCAATCGAGACGCCCGAAGGTCCGAACATCGGCCTGATCGGGTCCCTCGCGACCTACGGCCAGATCAACGAGTACGGCTTCATCGAGACGCCATATCGTGTCGTGCTGCGTCAGGTGGACAACGCGCCGGAGGCGACGACGGGACGAAGGCTCGCGCGGGCAGTGGTCGATCCGAGCACGGGGAAGGAGATCGCGCCGGCGAAGGCGACGATCGACGCCAAGCTTGCCAAGAGTCTGGCGGGCCTCCACGACGCGCTTCCCCGAGTCGATATCGTGCCGGTCGTGACCGATGAGATTCGGCTCCTGCCCGCGGACCAGGAGGAGCGGTACACCATCGCCCAGGCCAACGTTCGGCTCAACGATGACGGCACGTTCGCGGACGAGCACGTGTCGGTCCGGAGAGGCCCGCGCTTCGCGCTGGAGGTGCCGGAGCGCGTCGACTACGTGGACGTATCGCCACATCAAACGGTGAGCGTCGCCACCGCGCTGATTCCGTTCCTGGAGCACGACGACGCCAACCGAGCGCTGATGGGCGCAAACATGCAACGGCAGGCGGTGCCGCTGATCGCCCCAGAGGCGCCCCTCGTCGGGACCGGGATGGAAGTCCAAACGGCCAGCGACAGCGGGCACGTGATGTTGTGTCCGGTCGACGGCGTCGTGGAGAGCGTGGATGCCAGCCGCATCGTGGTGCGCTCGCTTTCCGAGGACGGATCCGAAAACGGCCCGCAACGGTTCGCCTTCAAATTGCGGAAGTACATGCGCTCGAACCAGGGCACGTGCGTCAATCAGCGCCCGATCGTCACCAAAGGGCAGCGCGTCCGCGCCGGCCAACCGTTGGCTGACAGCTCGTCCACGCAGCACGGCGAGCTGGCGCTGGGCCAGAACGTCCTCTGCGCCTTCATGTCGTGGGAGGGTGGAAACTTCGAGGACGCCATCATCATCAGCGAAAGCATCGTTCGGGAAGACAAGTTCACATCGGTGCACATCGAAAAGCACGAGGTGGAGGCCCGCGATACGAAGCTCGGCCCGGAGGAGATCACGCGCGACATCCCCAATGTCGGGGATGACATGCTCCGCAATCTCGACGAGAACGGGGTCATTCGCATCGGCGCGGAGGTCGAGCCTGGCGACATCCTCGTGGGAAAGATCACGCCGAAAGGCGAAACGGAGCTAACCGCGGAGGAGCGCCTGTTGCGCGCCATCTTTGGCGAGAAGGCGCGCGAAGTGAAAGACACGTCGCTGCGCGTGCCCCACGGGGAGCGCGGGCGAGTGGTGGACGTGCGGGTCTTCAATCGCGACGACCATGCCGAGTTGCCGGCCGGCGTGCATCAGCTGGTGCAGGTCGTGATCGCGCAGAAGCGCAAGGTCGCGGAAGGCGACAAGATGGCGGGGCGCCACGGCAACAAGGGCGTCATCGCGAAGATCCTTCCATTGGAAGACATGCCGTTCCTGCCGGACGGCCGGCCCGTCGAGATCATCCTCAATCCGCTCGGCGTGCCGTCCCGCATGAACGTCGGGCAGATCCTCGAGACGCACCTCGGCTGGGCGGCGGAAGCGCTGGGCATCTCCTTCGCGACACCGGTCTTCGACGGCGCCAAAGAGGAGGACATTCGCGAGCAGCTTCGGCGCGCGGGGCTTCCCGAGGATGGGAAGGAGTGGCTCTACGACGGACGGACGGGCGAGCGGTTCGCTCAGCGCGTGACCGTGGGTTACATTTACATGCTGAAGCTCATCCACCTGGTCGAGGACAAGATCCACGCGCGCTCGACCGGTCCGTATTCGCTCATCACACAGCAACCCCTGGGCGGCAAGGCGCAGTTTGGCGGCCAGCGGTTCGGCGAGATGGAGGTGTGGGCGCTCGAGGCCTACGGCGCAGCCCACACCCTCCAGGAGATGTTGACCGTCAAGTCCGACGACGTCGCCGGGCGGGTGAAGACCTATGAGGCGATCGTCAAGGGCGAAGACGTATTCCAGCCAGGAGTGCCAGAATCCTTCAAGGTTCTCGTGAAGGAGCTGCAGAGCCTCGGCCTCGCGGTCGAGGTGCTCAACGAGGACGAGGAGGGCATCCCACTCCTCGAGGACGTCAGCTCGGACTACATCCCGTCGCTGAACATCAACCTCACGGGGTTCGAGCGAGGCGGCTTGGATGATTAA